GCCGCGGAGGGGAGCGGGCTGATCGAGGCCGGAGGTTTCGATGACGATGTTGTGCTGATCCGCTTCGGGGCGGACAAGGTCGAGGAGGCGGCGGGCGAGGGCGGCGAGGTCGAGGTCTTCGGCCTGGAGCTCGACGGGGCGCGTGAAATCGAGGAAGGTGCGGACGACGCGGTCGAGGCGGACGATTTCCTGGGCGATGATGTCGAACTCGGGCTGCGCTTCGGGCACTTCGGGCAGGACGCGGGAGCGGAGCAGCTCGAGGCGGAGGGCGATGGAATTGAGAGGGTTCTTGATTTCGTGGGCGACGCCCCCGGTGAGGCGGCTGATGGCGGCGAGACGGGAGCTGAGGCTGAGCTGGTCTTCGACGAGGCGGCGTCCTTCGGCATCGCGGAGGCGGAGAAGGGAAGCTCCCTGAGGGAGGGGGTCGAAGCTGACGAGGAAGCGTCCGGCGCGGGTCTCCTTGAGCGGGGTGCGGGCGAGCAGAACCGGGGCGAGCAGGGAGCCGACGGGACCCTCGGGCGGGAAAAGATCCTGGATATGAAGGCCGCTGATTTCGGCGCGGGAGAGTCCGAGCAGCCGCTCGGCGGCTTCGCTGGAGACGACGAGGCGGCCCTGGCTGTCGAACAGGAGGAGGGCCTGTTCGAGGCCCTGGATCATCTGCTGCACGCTGGAGCGGAGCTGGCTGGCGCCTTCCTGCGCGCCGCGGAACTGTTCGCCGAGGAGGCGGAGCTTTTCCTGGACGGCGGCGAGCTCGCGGGAGGACGGGGGCTCGACGACGGGGTCGGGTTCGCCGCTGCGGATGCGGTCGATGGTCTGGCTGATGCCCTTCAGAGGCAGGAGGGCAACCTGGGCGGTGAGGGAGGCGATGGCGATGGCGAGAAGGAAAAGGGGCAGGGAAGCGAGAGCCGATCGGCGGACTTCCGGAAGAATGGCGTCGCGCAGCAGGACGGAAGAGACGAGAACCTGGATGAGAAAAACGACATTTCGCTGCGAACCATTGCCGGGGATTTCCACGCCTAATTCGACGCGATTTTCATAGTCGATCTGGCTGCCAAGGACGGCCTGGAATTTGTCGAGGGGGCCGAGTTCGAGGAGGTCTTTCAGGGGCAGGCGCGGCTGGACGAGCTGTCCCCTGCGCGCCGGGTTGGAGGAGGCGAGGATGACGCCGCGGCCGTCGGCGACCGAAATTTCAATGATGGCCCGGGTCTGGGCGAGGGTGGATGTCAACAGCTCCGGCAGTTCCGAGTCGGCGCCGATGGCCTCCTGCCACTCGGCGATGCGCTGCTCGAGGGTGGCGACATGGCCGGCTTCGCGGCTGCGCTGCTGGGCGCGGTCGAGCACGTAGCGTTTGACGAACTGCGCGGTCATGTGGGCGCGGTCGCTGGCGTGCTGGAGGGAGACGGAGATGAGGGTATGGAGCTCGACGAGGATGAGCGTGAGGGCGACGGCGGCGACGAGGCCGACGGTCATCAGCATGACGCGCGCGCGGAGCGACATGGTTCATTCCCCAGACTGCCCGGCGCCGTATTCGCGGAGCTTGTTGAAGAGCGTTTTCTGGCTGATGCCAAGGATGGCGGCGGCGCGGGTCCGGTTGTTGCCGGTGTGGCGGAGCGTGGCTTCGATGAGAGCGCGTTCGGCTTCGTCGACGGTGGCGCCGATGGGGATGCGGATTTCGTTCAGGGCGGGCGGGGCGGGCTGCTGCGGGCGGGACGGGGACTGCGGGGCGAGATTGAGGAAGTGGCGGGGCTCGAGGAGGCCGGCGCCGGCGAGGATGACGGCGCGCTCGAGGGCGTTGCGGAGTTCGCGGACGTTGCCCGGCCAGGAGTGGGCCTGGAGGATTTCCAGCGCCTGCGCGGAGACGCCTTCGACCTGGCACTGATGGCGCTCGTTGAAGTCGCGGATGATGGCTTCGCAGAGGGCGGGCAGGTCGCCGGGGCGCTCGCGGAGGGGAGGCATGCGGATCTCGAAGACCTGGAGGCGGAAGTAGAGGTCCTCGCGGAAGCGGCCGGCGCGCACCTCTTCCTGAAGGCTGCGGTTGGAGGCGGCGAGCACGCGGACGTCGACGTCGATTTCGCGGGCGCCGCCGAGGCGGCGGACGCGGCGTTCTTCGAGGACGCGGAGAAGCTTGGCCTGGGTGGCGAGGGGCATTTCGCCGATTTCGTCGAGCAATAATGTCCCGGAATGGGCGAGTTCAAAACAGCCGCGGCGGCGCTCGATGGCGCCCGTGAAGGCGCCTTTTTCGTGCCCGAACAGTTCGCTTTCGATGAGGGTTTCGGGCATGGCGGCGCAGTTGATGGCGACAAAGGGACCGTCGCGGCGGGGGCTGAGCTGGTGGAGGGCGCGCGCGGCGAGTTCCTTTCCGGTGCCGGATTCACCCGTAATCAGGACTGTGGCGGACGTGGGCGCGACCTGGCGGATGAGAGAAAAGACCTCCTGCATCTGGGGCGAGCGGCCGACCAGTTCGCCGAGGACGCCGCGGGAGGAGAGCTGGCGTTCGAGCGACTCGCTGTATTCGGCCAGGCGCCGCTGGGCGACGGCGCGCTCGAGGAGAAGGCGGAGGGCGCCGGTCTGCACGGGTTTTTCGAGGAACCAGAAGGCGCCGAGGTCGTGGACCATGCGGATGGCGGTTTCGATGTTGCCGAAGGCGGTGAGGACGATTGCCGGTGGAGCGTTGCCCTGTTCCTTGAGGCGGCGGAGGAGTTCGGCGCCGTCGATGCCGGGCATCATGAGGTCGGTAATGATGGCGGCGGCGGGGAATTCCTTCAGGATTTCGAGAGCTTCGCCGCCGTCGGCAGCGGTGGCGGCGGCGTAGCCCCAGGCTTCCAGCATGGAGGCAAGAGCGGTGCGCTGGTTGAGTTCGTCATCGACGACGAGGACGCCGGGCTTGCTGGATTCGGGCATGGATCCTTTACAGACTATACCTGTGGCTGGGGCGCTAGGATGGCGGTGAGGCGACATTGACGATGGAGTGGACGCGGCGCGGGTTCGTGGGCGCCTGGACAGCAGGGCTCTGGGCGCGGGAGCGGCGGGTTTCGGCTGAGAGCCGGCGGGACCGCGTGCGGCTCGTCTCGGGATCGCCGTGGAGGGAGCTGGAGGAAGCTTGGGCGCGACTGGAGTTGGGCGCGCCGGCGCGGGTGGTGGCGCGGGCTTGCGCCGGGTGGTGGCCGGCGGGGCGATTGCTGCCGGACCGGTGGGAGGCGTGGGTGGAGTTTCAGGACGGGCGGGTTCTGGTAGCGGAGTGCCGACCGCGCGAGAGGGTTTGGGAGGCGGGGCCGAGGCGGGGTTTTGCGGGAGGGGAGGCGGTGGCGGAGGCGTTGCGGGGCTCGTAAGAGTGCCGGAACGAACTCGGTCTGAACCGGAACAAATGGGGTTTTGGGAGGGAACGAAAGTCGTTTCGGCGGCGGGGGGGAATTGGGCGTCACTATTTGTGTTTTCTTCCTGTTGGCTGGGGTGAACCGGGGGCTTCGTTTCGAGTTCGTTGTGGAACGATTTTTGGGGGTCAAGTTCCGTCTTTTGAGAGGAATGGAAAGAATTACCGGGGAGGGCACCCCCCTGTGTGGTGGAATTCGGGGACGATTCAGGCGAAGATGGGGCAAAGACGGCTTTGGGGCTGAGCGGGGTTCCGGCATTGGGTTTGGCAGCGCGGAGATTGCGCATGACGGCCTCATAGAGGGCTGGAGAGTCGACATAGAGGTCGAGGAGGGTGAGGGAATAGCGGCCGTGTTTCAGGGCGTTGAGGGAAGAGCGGCGTTTGCCCTGCGGGGTTTTGGGGCCGCGGGGTCTGGAGGGGAGGAGGGTGGATCTGCGCTTCCTTTTCCGTCTGGCCATGGAGCCGGTCTCCGGGCGGATTGTAGGGGACACCATGAAGCTCCGCGTCAAAGGTTTTTGCACGGCGGCAAATAAGCCGTGCAAGAACAGCGGGATGGGGAGAAGAAAAAAAGGCGCAAAGAAGGGGACGGAACTTTCGTCCAGGAACGGGTTCCAGCCCTCTGCCGGGGCTGGCCCGCACTCGCACGCGTTGTCCTGAGCCAGATTTCAGGCGCGAGGCTCATCCTGTGAGCCCTTGCCGCCGTACACTGCTGAACGAATGCAGGGCAGACCGTCACCGGAGCACCCGGCTCTGTCCGGAGCGGACGCGGCGCGAGGATGGCGAACGAACCTGCCATCAGTCCGGCGGTCCGGCGGCAGCAAGGCGCACCGGACAGCGCACAGCCCGGACCGGCGGGAGGCTGGGAAGGCTTGAGATGCGGGGATGCGGGATGTTTCCCGCCGAGACTCATGGCAGCGGGATTTCTGATATTTTCAACGGGAATCAAAACGCTGCGAATTCATGGGAGGAACGAGCCAATGCCCTTGCCGCGCACGCCAGGGCCGGCGCAGGTGGAGAATCAGCTTCCTGAGGGCTTGGAATTCTGGGCCAAAACGACCGAGGACGGCAGGCCCGGCATCTCCGTGCTGGAGCACTGCCTGAACGTCGGCGCCGTCGCGCGGGCCCTGCTGGAGCGTTTTCCTTCGCCATGGGGTGAAAATGACCCGGCATTTTACGCAGTTCTCGCGGCGATGCATGACGCCGGAAAAATCACGCCGGGCTTTCAGGCGCAGTGCGAGGCCTGGCTTGTGCAGCACGGCCTGAGAGAAATGGCGCTGAAGCAGCGCTGGACCGAGCTGGAAAGGGACCATGCGAAAGTTTCCCAGCACACGCTGCAGACGTTGTGCGAGGGGAGAGAAACACGGCACTGGGCGCCAGCGCTCGGAGCGCATCACGGCCGTCCGAAGGGCCCGCGCGTGCTGTGTTCGAGGGAATGGCTGGAACACCGGCGGAGGCTGGTGGAAGCCATCGAGGCACGGATGGGCCGGCTCCCGGAGCGGGGGCCGCGATCGGAAACGGAGCTCTGCTGGGCGGCGGGCCTGATCACGGTGGCCGACTGGATCGGCTCCGACGCGCGGTTTTTTCCGCCGGATGGCAGAAATTCCGGACGGGACCGCGAGGAAGCTGCTGCAAGTGCGCTCGAACAGATCGGCTGGAGAAGGCCGGAAATCCGCCGCGGTCTGCGCTTTGAGGAACTGTTTCCGGGACTACGGCCGAATGCGCTGCAAGAGGCGGCGCAGAGGGAGATCCGCGAGCCGGGAGTCTATGTCATCGAAGGGCCGATGGGCTGCGGCAAGACGGAAGCGGCGCTGGCGGCGGCGTACGGCCTGCTGGAAAGCGGCCAGGCGTACGGCCTGTATTTCGGCCTCCCGACCCAACTGACCAGCAACCGGATTTATCTGCGGGTGAAAGATTTCATTGGCCGGATCACGGACGGCAAGACGGGCGTCCGGCTGGCGCACGGCACTTCATGGCTGCTGGAGCCGAAGCTGGCTCTTCAAGCCGGCAGGATCGGCTATGACGAAGAGGGCCGGCCGACGGGCGGCGCGGATTGCCGTTCCTGGTTCGCCTCGAGCCGCAGGGCGCTGCTGGAGCCGTTCGGAGTGGGCACGGTGGATCAGGCGCTGCTGGGCGTGGTGGCGGCGAAGCACTTTTTCCTGCGGCAATTCGCGCTGGCGGGCAGGGTTGTGATTCTCGATGAAGTGCATTCCTATGATCTGTACACCGGCACGCTGGTCGACGCTTTGATCCGGAGGCTGCGGGAGCTGGGGGCGACGGTGATCGTGCTGTCGGCCACGCTCACGAAGGCCCGCAGGGCGCAGGTGCTGGGCGTGGAGAAGACGGCGGCGGCGAGCAACGCCTACCCGCTGGTCTCGGCATCCGGGCCCAGCGTGCGCGAGGCGGCCTGCAAAGCGCCCCGGGACCGGAAGGTGGCGGTGCGGTGGCTGGAGGAGAGCGCACTGGCGCTGGAGGCGCTGAAGGCGGCTGAGAGGGGGCGGTGCGTGCTGTGGATCCGCAATACGGTCGCCGAGGCGCAGGAAACTTACAGGGCGCTGAAATCCGCACGCCGGGAGGGAGGACCGGAGATAGGGCTGCTGCATTCCCGATTTCCGCTTTACCGGCGGGAGGAAATCGAAAACCGCTGGAT
This DNA window, taken from Bryobacteraceae bacterium, encodes the following:
- a CDS encoding acetoacetate metabolism regulatory protein AtoC — encoded protein: MPESSKPGVLVVDDELNQRTALASMLEAWGYAAATAADGGEALEILKEFPAAAIITDLMMPGIDGAELLRRLKEQGNAPPAIVLTAFGNIETAIRMVHDLGAFWFLEKPVQTGALRLLLERAVAQRRLAEYSESLERQLSSRGVLGELVGRSPQMQEVFSLIRQVAPTSATVLITGESGTGKELAARALHQLSPRRDGPFVAINCAAMPETLIESELFGHEKGAFTGAIERRRGCFELAHSGTLLLDEIGEMPLATQAKLLRVLEERRVRRLGGAREIDVDVRVLAASNRSLQEEVRAGRFREDLYFRLQVFEIRMPPLRERPGDLPALCEAIIRDFNERHQCQVEGVSAQALEILQAHSWPGNVRELRNALERAVILAGAGLLEPRHFLNLAPQSPSRPQQPAPPALNEIRIPIGATVDEAERALIEATLRHTGNNRTRAAAILGISQKTLFNKLREYGAGQSGE
- a CDS encoding CRISPR-associated helicase/endonuclease Cas3, which gives rise to MPLPRTPGPAQVENQLPEGLEFWAKTTEDGRPGISVLEHCLNVGAVARALLERFPSPWGENDPAFYAVLAAMHDAGKITPGFQAQCEAWLVQHGLREMALKQRWTELERDHAKVSQHTLQTLCEGRETRHWAPALGAHHGRPKGPRVLCSREWLEHRRRLVEAIEARMGRLPERGPRSETELCWAAGLITVADWIGSDARFFPPDGRNSGRDREEAAASALEQIGWRRPEIRRGLRFEELFPGLRPNALQEAAQREIREPGVYVIEGPMGCGKTEAALAAAYGLLESGQAYGLYFGLPTQLTSNRIYLRVKDFIGRITDGKTGVRLAHGTSWLLEPKLALQAGRIGYDEEGRPTGGADCRSWFASSRRALLEPFGVGTVDQALLGVVAAKHFFLRQFALAGRVVILDEVHSYDLYTGTLVDALIRRLRELGATVIVLSATLTKARRAQVLGVEKTAAASNAYPLVSASGPSVREAACKAPRDRKVAVRWLEESALALEALKAAERGRCVLWIRNTVAEAQETYRALKSARREGGPEIGLLHSRFPLYRREEIENRWMEALGRNGQRPGGCVLVATQVVEQSVDVDADLLITDLAPTDMLFQRIGRLHRHQRDNRAPGRAEVILRRPCDEACLQGDDPAAIRESLGRSARVYPPYVLLRTWSEWRELTSVRVPGQIREILERTYEERNSEPAAWEQLREKMRQKMAELRGKAENATRVWDLPSLEDDEGVQTRYESTPTAHILLAHTIEPRGQETVLTLPPGERIVCRESTWEFAAAKAIHRHLIRAPFWALKEGLERPPQWLKTYADSCAAGLLRHDGKIVWTDGETEAGMTYSEEMGLWIEPEKLKTISRMEGEAWNESCF